A region of Paraburkholderia sp. BL23I1N1 DNA encodes the following proteins:
- a CDS encoding amidohydrolase: MQVVNAPHLPVRPDWLALHDEPVLEAHWPIVDAHHHLWDRQSGRYLAHEFVDDVNSGHRVVSTVYVQCRSMLRADGPVEMRPVGEVEFANGVAAMSESGVYGQTRCCEAIVGGADLTLGSEVAPVLETMLQVSGGRLRGIRNPLAWHESAAVSSSPVTPPRDLMQNVKFRAGVATLAGYGLSLDVWVYHTQLDAVYELARGVPDVMVVINHFGGPVGVGPHAGRRADVLGEWRNSLQRLARLPNTLMKLGGAGMSVFGYEFASAELPPSSQQLADAWRPYFEVCVDLFGADRCMFESNFPVDKGMFSYRVLWNAFKRLADGASQSERQSLLCGTASRTYRLRGTGDKA, translated from the coding sequence ATGCAAGTCGTAAACGCCCCTCATCTTCCCGTTCGACCGGACTGGCTCGCTCTGCATGACGAGCCAGTCCTGGAAGCACACTGGCCCATCGTCGACGCTCACCACCACCTCTGGGACCGACAGAGCGGACGTTATCTCGCGCACGAGTTTGTCGATGATGTCAATTCTGGTCACCGTGTTGTTTCCACGGTGTACGTCCAGTGCAGGTCAATGTTGCGCGCGGATGGCCCTGTGGAAATGCGTCCGGTGGGTGAGGTGGAGTTTGCGAATGGTGTCGCCGCGATGAGCGAAAGCGGCGTGTATGGACAGACGCGGTGTTGCGAAGCCATTGTTGGTGGAGCTGACCTGACACTAGGAAGCGAGGTCGCACCTGTGCTCGAGACGATGCTGCAGGTATCGGGTGGAAGGCTACGTGGCATCCGCAATCCGCTTGCCTGGCACGAGAGCGCAGCGGTCAGCTCGAGCCCTGTGACGCCGCCTCGCGACCTGATGCAGAACGTCAAATTCAGGGCGGGCGTCGCAACACTTGCAGGGTACGGACTGTCGCTAGATGTATGGGTTTATCACACTCAACTCGATGCAGTCTACGAGCTTGCGCGCGGCGTTCCCGACGTAATGGTCGTCATCAACCACTTCGGGGGGCCGGTAGGCGTCGGGCCACATGCGGGACGACGAGCCGACGTCCTGGGCGAATGGCGCAACAGCCTTCAGCGGCTCGCGAGGCTTCCAAACACCCTCATGAAACTTGGCGGTGCCGGCATGTCGGTGTTCGGGTACGAGTTCGCCAGTGCCGAATTGCCACCCTCATCGCAGCAACTCGCCGACGCGTGGCGGCCCTATTTTGAGGTCTGCGTGGACCTGTTTGGTGCGGACCGCTGCATGTTCGAAAGCAACTTTCCCGTGGACAAGGGGATGTTCAGCTATCGGGTTCTCTGGAACGCCTTCAAGCGATTGGCCGACGGCGCATCGCAGTCTGAGCGTCAATCGCTCTTATGCGGCACAGCGAGCAGAACCTACCGCTTGCGCGGAACAGGAGACAAAGCATGA
- a CDS encoding MFS transporter, which yields MSTTSQHARFYARMFPALAESALRRYLSGQVASVLGSWTQSVTLNLLVYHLSGSAAILALLNFLLYGPQLVVAPLAGSRIRSANAKRVTLCVLTTSLLLTSSLFTLSVVGILGVKLILAHALAIGVSSAVETPARQVLLLTSLRDVRLTSNAVAMNTMVYNVGRMVGPTIAGFIYPTLGPAMSFVIYAVALCFMATCIRSISAVSEARPLRPDSGLRDAVGYIMSDAFSGRYLPILACVGLFAGSYQTLVPLLADHAFHDAARFTGVFFACAGAGSLTSAILLSSALGPRASARFIAWAPWTAVLALAVLAGTTEVYESVLAFYALGFSLTFAATSTNATIQRQCPEHVRGGLVGMYGMAYNGTMPIGYLLVGTASEALGVRSTFGAMAAVLTVGVVAIIVFPQFRRQRPGAQ from the coding sequence ATGAGTACCACTAGCCAACACGCGCGCTTCTACGCGCGCATGTTTCCCGCGCTTGCAGAGTCCGCCTTGCGCCGCTATCTCAGCGGCCAGGTCGCCTCCGTATTGGGGAGCTGGACACAGAGCGTCACACTGAATCTGCTTGTCTATCATCTGTCGGGGTCGGCCGCGATTCTTGCACTGCTTAATTTCCTGCTCTATGGGCCGCAGCTTGTCGTCGCCCCGCTAGCCGGCTCGCGCATTCGCTCCGCCAACGCGAAACGCGTGACGCTCTGCGTACTGACGACTTCACTGTTGCTGACCTCAAGTCTCTTCACCTTGTCGGTAGTTGGCATCCTGGGAGTGAAGTTGATTCTTGCGCATGCGCTCGCTATTGGAGTGTCAAGCGCAGTGGAAACACCGGCACGCCAGGTGTTGCTGCTAACCAGTTTGCGGGACGTGCGCCTGACGTCCAATGCGGTTGCCATGAACACAATGGTCTACAACGTGGGGCGGATGGTCGGTCCGACCATAGCCGGCTTCATTTATCCGACGCTTGGTCCCGCAATGTCCTTCGTGATTTATGCAGTTGCGCTCTGTTTCATGGCGACGTGCATTCGTTCCATAAGCGCGGTCTCGGAGGCAAGACCGTTGCGTCCGGACAGCGGATTGAGGGACGCGGTCGGATACATCATGTCCGATGCATTCTCCGGGCGCTATCTGCCGATTCTCGCGTGCGTTGGGCTGTTCGCAGGCAGCTATCAGACACTCGTGCCGCTACTTGCTGACCACGCATTCCATGATGCAGCAAGGTTCACGGGGGTGTTCTTCGCCTGCGCCGGTGCCGGCTCACTGACCTCAGCCATCCTGCTGTCATCCGCTTTGGGCCCCCGCGCGTCCGCGCGCTTCATCGCATGGGCGCCCTGGACTGCTGTCCTCGCCCTCGCAGTTCTTGCGGGCACCACCGAGGTATACGAATCCGTACTGGCGTTCTACGCATTGGGATTCAGCCTGACGTTCGCCGCAACGTCGACCAACGCCACCATCCAGCGCCAGTGCCCTGAACACGTGCGTGGTGGTCTCGTCGGCATGTATGGCATGGCCTACAACGGAACGATGCCGATTGGCTATCTGCTGGTCGGCACGGCGTCCGAGGCGTTGGGCGTGCGCAGCACATTCGGAGCAATGGCTGCAGTGCTGACCGTCGGCGTCGTGGCCATCATCGTATTTCCTCAATTCAGAAGGCAGCGCCCAGGCGCACAATAG
- a CDS encoding MFS transporter — protein sequence MPAPEAASAPDIESRRYRSITLPEWRSLTLAGLGWTFESYDSFLLSLLLPVLAIQFGLSKAQLGLFTSITAAGQIVGGIIFGWVSDRLGRVKTAMLCIGIYSLFSGLLSIAPDEHWFATFRFFGALGMGGMWTSGAALVAETWHASRRGKGGALMQMGLPVGAILAITVAGVVSTSYGGLAGNGWRLLFLIGALPFFILFFVARKTPESDIWRERRVAKKQISASVSTPSARTNVRGLLIAFTFIFFLQYLYWGVFTWTPTFLLTVKHLDFVHSLKFVFALQFGAIAGFLLFSALVDRLGRRPMFLAYLLVGAVAVGVYIVSTDPLALMVAIFLTGFGVNGIFAGAGPFLAEVIGNTASRGLLMGLAYNGGRLGGFIAPLVIGALASTAGGFTLGLATTIVAFAAAAIVVLLAPETRGKALE from the coding sequence ATGCCGGCACCCGAAGCGGCCAGCGCGCCGGATATTGAATCGCGCCGCTACAGAAGTATCACGCTCCCGGAGTGGCGTTCGCTGACGCTCGCTGGACTGGGATGGACGTTCGAGAGCTACGACTCCTTTCTTCTGTCGCTATTGCTACCTGTCCTCGCGATTCAGTTCGGCTTGTCAAAGGCTCAGCTTGGACTATTCACGAGCATTACGGCGGCGGGTCAGATTGTAGGGGGAATCATTTTCGGATGGGTGTCGGACCGGCTCGGGCGAGTAAAAACGGCGATGCTTTGCATTGGCATCTACTCGCTCTTTTCGGGATTGCTGTCCATTGCGCCGGATGAGCACTGGTTCGCAACGTTCCGGTTCTTTGGTGCACTCGGCATGGGCGGCATGTGGACTTCGGGCGCAGCGCTGGTCGCTGAGACATGGCATGCCAGCCGCAGAGGCAAGGGTGGCGCTCTGATGCAGATGGGCTTGCCGGTCGGCGCGATTCTGGCCATTACCGTTGCGGGTGTTGTCAGCACCTCGTACGGCGGCCTGGCCGGCAACGGATGGCGGTTACTGTTTCTGATTGGCGCATTGCCGTTCTTCATTCTGTTTTTTGTCGCGCGCAAAACCCCCGAGTCAGATATCTGGCGGGAGCGCCGGGTCGCGAAAAAGCAGATATCCGCTTCCGTATCGACACCGTCGGCCAGAACAAATGTTCGCGGATTACTTATCGCGTTTACTTTTATCTTTTTCCTGCAGTACCTCTACTGGGGTGTGTTCACCTGGACTCCGACGTTTCTTCTGACGGTCAAGCATCTCGATTTCGTGCACAGCCTGAAGTTCGTCTTCGCGCTTCAATTCGGTGCAATCGCAGGCTTTCTACTTTTCTCCGCCCTGGTCGACCGGCTTGGACGCCGCCCGATGTTTCTTGCGTACCTGCTGGTGGGCGCCGTCGCGGTCGGCGTGTACATCGTCTCGACGGACCCGTTAGCACTGATGGTCGCAATCTTTCTGACCGGGTTCGGCGTGAACGGTATCTTCGCGGGCGCGGGACCATTCCTCGCAGAGGTCATCGGCAATACCGCGTCGCGCGGACTGCTGATGGGACTGGCCTATAACGGCGGACGACTTGGAGGCTTCATTGCGCCACTTGTCATCGGGGCTCTGGCTTCGACGGCAGGAGGTTTCACCCTCGGGCTTGCAACAACTATCGTGGCATTTGCCGCAGCTGCAATCGTAGTTCTGCTTGCCCCGGAAACACGTGGCAAGGCGCTCGAATGA